In one Agathobacter rectalis ATCC 33656 genomic region, the following are encoded:
- a CDS encoding site-specific integrase, whose product MSASRDEKTGKWTVQCYYENWKGEKKHKKKRGFATKKEALEWEREFLKSTSANMEMMLGAFVDVYFQDKAGELKERTIKNKQYMIEAHVLPYFANKRMNEITPSDIIQWQNEMRAKGYSQTYLRMVQNQITALFTHACNIYNLGNNPCKKVKKMGKADADKLNFWTKAEYDSFIRGIDKESRYFVIFEILFWTGCREGEMLALTKSDIDFENNQISITKTYYRTERRDIITTPKTEQSIRVIDIPEFLKKEIEAYVNRCYGLPDNERLFPIVAEAVQHKLKRECAKSGVKQIRVHDLRHSHVAYLINQGVQPLIIKERLGHRDIKITLNTYGHLYPNQQKKVADMLNATRNENAPAD is encoded by the coding sequence ATGTCGGCTTCGAGAGATGAAAAGACTGGAAAATGGACAGTACAGTGCTATTACGAAAATTGGAAAGGGGAGAAAAAGCACAAGAAGAAACGAGGGTTTGCAACAAAAAAAGAAGCATTGGAATGGGAAAGAGAGTTTCTAAAAAGTACCTCGGCAAACATGGAAATGATGTTAGGAGCATTTGTTGATGTGTATTTTCAGGATAAGGCAGGGGAATTAAAGGAACGCACGATTAAAAATAAGCAGTATATGATAGAAGCTCATGTTTTACCATATTTCGCTAATAAGCGTATGAATGAGATTACACCCTCTGATATTATCCAATGGCAAAATGAAATGAGGGCAAAAGGGTATTCACAGACCTATTTACGAATGGTGCAAAATCAGATAACCGCATTGTTTACTCACGCGTGTAATATTTACAATCTTGGTAACAATCCCTGCAAAAAGGTTAAGAAAATGGGTAAGGCAGATGCGGATAAGCTGAATTTTTGGACGAAAGCGGAGTATGACAGTTTTATAAGAGGTATAGACAAGGAGAGCCGATATTTTGTGATTTTTGAAATACTCTTTTGGACTGGCTGTAGAGAGGGAGAAATGCTTGCCCTCACAAAAAGCGATATTGACTTTGAAAATAATCAAATTAGTATTACGAAAACTTATTACAGAACGGAACGTAGGGATATTATTACAACACCAAAAACAGAGCAATCGATTCGAGTGATTGATATTCCAGAATTTCTGAAAAAAGAGATAGAAGCGTATGTGAACCGTTGTTATGGCTTGCCGGATAATGAAAGACTGTTTCCGATTGTAGCAGAAGCGGTACAGCACAAGCTGAAGCGTGAATGTGCAAAATCGGGAGTAAAGCAGATTAGAGTGCATGATTTACGCCATAGTCATGTGGCTTATCTCATCAATCAAGGCGTACAGCCATTGATAATCAAAGAAAGGTTAGGGCATAGGGATATAAAAATCACGCTGAATACTTACGGACATTTATATCCGAATCAGCAAAAGAAAGTGGCAGATATGCTGAATGCTACAAGAAATGAAAATGCCCCTGCCGATTGA
- a CDS encoding Dabb family protein: MVKHIILWTLKDEYTEAQKKEIRAGIKEGLEGLKGQIPGMIDISVRTDYLPTSTVDVMLDTTFEDADALAAYAKNPKHVAVADTRVRPFTANRACMDFEV; encoded by the coding sequence ATGGTTAAACACATTATTTTATGGACACTCAAGGATGAGTACACAGAGGCACAGAAGAAGGAAATACGTGCCGGCATAAAGGAAGGCTTAGAGGGACTTAAAGGGCAGATTCCGGGAATGATCGACATTTCAGTACGCACAGATTATCTTCCGACATCTACAGTAGATGTGATGCTTGATACTACATTTGAGGATGCTGATGCACTTGCAGCGTATGCAAAGAATCCTAAGCATGTTGCAGTGGCGGATACCAGGGTGAGACCATTTACTGCAAATAGGGCATGTATGGATTTCGAGGTGTAA
- a CDS encoding radical SAM/SPASM domain-containing protein, with product MNKLTTAVWEITMGCNMRCKHCGSSCAEALPDELNTSEALEVCDQLKDLGLKVITLSGGEPTTRSDWHIIAKRLVDNGIITSIITNGWLIDENFIHNAITSGIRSVCLSIDGLEKTHDFIRRSGSFNKSIKALKELRKNNISTSVITSINKENICELEELYQLLIVLADCIGYYSNKDIKVNENFLNDNWSWTGCGAGKHVIGILHNGDIVACTSIRDKTLVAGNIREKSLKSIWESPDSFKWNRNFDSSKLKGFCRECRYTERCLGGCSNSRYCINGSFESENRYCAYNVEMKKWKKYLESLNDISEIDNVIEKAAALKHQDLYKIACEIKQSKL from the coding sequence ATGAATAAATTAACTACAGCTGTATGGGAAATAACAATGGGTTGTAATATGCGTTGTAAACATTGCGGTTCAAGTTGTGCAGAAGCGCTACCCGATGAGTTGAATACATCAGAAGCTCTTGAGGTGTGTGACCAATTAAAAGATTTGGGATTAAAAGTTATTACATTATCTGGAGGGGAACCTACGACACGTAGTGACTGGCATATTATTGCGAAAAGATTAGTAGATAATGGCATAATAACAAGTATTATTACAAATGGTTGGTTGATTGATGAAAACTTTATTCATAATGCGATAACATCAGGAATTAGAAGTGTCTGTTTAAGTATTGATGGTCTTGAAAAAACTCACGATTTTATACGGAGATCGGGATCATTCAATAAAAGTATTAAAGCATTGAAAGAATTAAGAAAAAATAATATTTCGACATCAGTAATAACTTCAATAAATAAAGAAAATATATGTGAATTGGAAGAACTATATCAATTATTAATTGTTTTGGCAGATTGCATAGGTTATTATAGCAATAAAGATATAAAAGTAAATGAGAATTTTCTTAATGATAATTGGTCTTGGACAGGTTGTGGAGCAGGAAAGCATGTAATTGGTATTCTGCATAATGGAGATATTGTTGCTTGTACTTCTATTAGAGATAAAACATTAGTAGCGGGAAATATTCGTGAAAAATCTTTAAAGTCGATTTGGGAAAGTCCGGACTCTTTTAAGTGGAATAGAAATTTTGATAGTAGTAAGTTAAAAGGATTTTGCAGAGAATGTCGTTATACAGAACGATGCTTAGGAGGATGTAGTAATAGTCGTTATTGCATTAACGGCTCATTTGAAAGTGAAAATAGATACTGTGCATATAATGTTGAAATGAAAAAATGGAAAAAATATTTGGAATCACTTAATGATATATCAGAAATTGATAATGTTATAGAAAAAGCAGCGGCTTTAAAACATCAGGATCTTTATAAGATAGCTTGCGAAATTAAACAATCTAAATTATGA
- a CDS encoding AAA family ATPase gives MEEKREKNYRLINMEDVQAREVSWLWYPYIPYGKLTIVQGDPGEGKTTFILHLAALLTKGEPLPNEEVDVQREPVNVIYQNAEDSLEDTIKPRLLEAGADCNRVLVIDESVDCLSMTDERLVRAIRETGAKMVVLDPIQAYLGADVDMHRANEIRPVLKQLGNIAEEYGCAIILIGHMNKASSSKSTYRGLGSIDFQATARSVLVVGRIKDDTTLRVIAHDKSSLAPEGTSIAFRMDKEKGFTWEGVYDITVEELLSGESRGQKTKDAKSFLAEILAEGQMSCNEITEAARERGIKKKTLWNAKKEMSIDSVKVGSQWYWTL, from the coding sequence ATGGAAGAAAAAAGAGAGAAAAATTACCGATTGATTAATATGGAAGATGTGCAGGCAAGAGAAGTAAGCTGGCTGTGGTATCCCTATATTCCGTATGGAAAGCTGACGATAGTGCAGGGTGATCCGGGGGAGGGGAAAACCACATTCATTCTGCACCTTGCAGCACTTCTCACAAAAGGAGAACCACTTCCAAATGAAGAAGTGGACGTACAGCGAGAGCCGGTCAATGTAATTTATCAAAATGCAGAGGACAGCTTGGAAGATACCATAAAACCACGATTGTTAGAAGCAGGAGCAGACTGTAACCGGGTACTTGTTATTGATGAAAGCGTTGACTGTCTTAGCATGACAGATGAAAGACTTGTCCGGGCAATTAGGGAAACTGGGGCAAAAATGGTGGTTTTAGACCCGATACAAGCCTATTTGGGAGCAGATGTGGATATGCACCGGGCAAATGAAATTAGACCGGTTTTAAAGCAGTTGGGAAATATCGCAGAGGAATATGGCTGTGCGATTATCCTTATTGGTCACATGAACAAAGCAAGCAGCAGTAAGTCCACTTATCGGGGACTTGGTTCAATAGATTTTCAGGCTACGGCACGAAGTGTGCTGGTGGTCGGCAGGATAAAAGATGATACCACTTTGCGAGTGATAGCTCATGATAAGAGTAGTCTTGCACCGGAGGGGACTTCCATAGCATTTCGTATGGATAAAGAAAAAGGCTTTACTTGGGAGGGAGTATATGACATTACAGTAGAGGAACTTCTTTCCGGGGAGAGCAGAGGACAGAAAACGAAGGATGCTAAATCGTTTCTTGCGGAAATCTTGGCAGAGGGGCAGATGTCCTGTAACGAGATTACAGAAGCGGCAAGGGAACGAGGTATTAAAAAGAAAACGCTTTGGAATGCGAAAAAGGAAATGAGTATTGACAGCGTAAAAGTAGGAAGTCAATGGTACTGGACTTTATAG
- a CDS encoding Wadjet anti-phage system protein JetA family protein: MSMTLKDRIPKEFYSLFRTKNMDAYMQIVVALYEENNEVYASLGLTREECQIIIADTISKTGIVWQTDYNEDESDKDSGSMDNHDDYNPDSEIDVIYDQATFAYTLTPSAILGRLINWGWIRSDFDEKLNTYVIAFPQYSQMYAELFKKLLVDDDSRERESILAVYSALFTYFSDPEKNNDILKNALYTSKNLGQLLSNMQDGMRAYFDELSRMKDFIGIQKVLIKEINNSDSRRYAILTTTDSFYRYKEAVKELISKILNQNDDRRAELEGILSQTTPGTFERKRYEYSVEYCDKASELVYKVEHEFDLIERKYNKLIEQKTIFAKRALARIHYILQEGADDEDNIVKLINLIDKSDKTDEILGALRNRMKFTRQFYNVTDDSFPGRRERGRSEFVPFVIDDASAGEDDMADFVPKPLYTKKELQSFRDKNMRDGMFVTDEQTVESMEDLEKLLFLWQEETNERMGEDTVSLDGEITKSDGVSYSRLVISKSDSKREA, translated from the coding sequence ATGAGTATGACATTAAAAGATAGAATACCAAAAGAATTTTATAGCTTATTCCGCACGAAAAATATGGATGCATACATGCAGATAGTTGTTGCGTTATATGAGGAGAATAACGAGGTCTATGCATCACTGGGACTGACACGTGAGGAGTGTCAGATAATCATAGCGGATACCATATCAAAAACAGGCATTGTATGGCAGACTGATTATAATGAAGATGAGAGTGATAAAGATAGTGGCAGCATGGATAATCATGATGATTATAATCCTGATTCCGAAATTGATGTTATATATGACCAGGCCACTTTCGCATACACCCTGACACCATCAGCTATATTGGGCAGGCTTATAAACTGGGGCTGGATCAGGAGTGATTTTGATGAAAAGCTCAACACATATGTGATTGCATTTCCTCAGTACAGCCAGATGTATGCTGAGCTATTTAAAAAGCTGCTTGTGGATGATGACAGCAGGGAGCGCGAGAGCATTTTGGCTGTTTACAGTGCGCTTTTTACATATTTTTCAGATCCGGAAAAAAATAATGATATTCTGAAAAATGCGTTGTATACGTCAAAAAATCTTGGTCAGCTTTTATCAAATATGCAGGATGGTATGAGGGCATATTTTGATGAGCTGTCACGTATGAAGGATTTTATAGGTATACAGAAGGTGCTGATTAAGGAAATTAATAACAGTGATAGCAGACGTTATGCCATCCTTACAACCACGGATAGCTTTTATCGTTACAAGGAGGCTGTAAAGGAGCTTATAAGTAAAATCCTTAATCAGAACGATGATAGGAGGGCTGAGCTTGAGGGAATTCTTTCGCAGACTACACCCGGTACGTTTGAGAGAAAACGCTATGAGTACAGCGTGGAGTACTGTGATAAGGCAAGTGAGCTTGTCTATAAGGTGGAGCATGAGTTTGACCTGATTGAGAGAAAGTACAACAAGCTTATTGAGCAGAAGACGATTTTTGCAAAGAGGGCGCTTGCAAGGATACACTATATCCTGCAGGAAGGCGCAGATGACGAGGATAATATAGTAAAGCTCATTAACCTGATAGATAAGAGTGATAAAACAGATGAGATACTTGGGGCTCTTCGAAACAGAATGAAGTTCACCAGACAGTTTTACAATGTAACGGACGACAGTTTTCCGGGAAGAAGAGAGAGAGGAAGAAGTGAGTTTGTTCCGTTTGTTATTGACGATGCTTCGGCAGGCGAAGATGATATGGCAGATTTTGTGCCAAAGCCATTGTATACCAAAAAGGAGCTTCAAAGCTTCAGAGATAAAAATATGCGTGATGGCATGTTTGTGACAGATGAACAAACTGTAGAATCCATGGAGGATCTGGAAAAGCTTCTGTTTTTATGGCAGGAGGAGACCAATGAGCGCATGGGTGAGGATACGGTGAGTCTGGATGGAGAGATAACAAAGAGTGATGGTGTAAGCTACTCAAGGCTTGTAATATCCAAATCGGACTCTAAACGAGAAGCATAG
- a CDS encoding MFS transporter produces the protein MNKHELYHNHNYVYLLTSNIINRCGDSLDTILFTWLVYLLTNSAGWSAIIFGINQATSVIIQPFIGPLVENMNKKKVLVLSDIARVLLVLYILYVYTQNMLSPLILVFMTISISLIEAFHMPAGVAVIQHVLPNEHYDKGVSVNVSCTKIAVLVGTGLSGIVISSFGIGISLAIDALIFLISALLIVKIEFSVQEEKKTNRIIGREYLISLRDGFSYVFDHKKLLKLCFLCILINSAVVPFDALLAPIAREMFSGDAKIVSLLSVSVTIGTILGSLTFAKMKEEKKNNTLVTFCGIVLGVYYVFIAFVSKYIANPITQKLLLLIGSIIIGAALGLMITYVQVKFVKEVTKEYIGRVSAIRFSLTYACAPVVSFVISIIYKVTVVDTSSLFVGFGIVIIILFLLANKITFSPLKKGDKSY, from the coding sequence ATGAATAAACATGAGTTATATCATAACCACAATTATGTTTATCTGCTGACTTCTAATATTATTAACCGCTGTGGTGATTCATTAGATACAATACTTTTTACATGGTTGGTATATTTACTTACAAATAGTGCAGGGTGGTCTGCGATTATTTTTGGTATTAATCAAGCTACTTCTGTAATTATTCAACCATTTATAGGTCCATTAGTCGAGAATATGAATAAAAAGAAAGTGTTAGTACTTTCAGATATAGCTCGAGTTCTGTTAGTTTTGTATATATTATATGTATATACACAAAACATGCTTTCACCATTAATATTGGTTTTTATGACAATATCCATTTCATTAATAGAAGCATTTCATATGCCAGCAGGGGTAGCAGTTATTCAGCATGTACTTCCTAATGAACATTATGATAAAGGTGTAAGTGTCAATGTGTCTTGTACCAAAATAGCAGTATTAGTTGGAACTGGCTTGTCAGGCATAGTGATTAGTTCATTTGGAATAGGTATTTCTTTAGCGATAGATGCTTTGATATTTTTAATATCAGCGTTGCTTATAGTAAAAATAGAATTTTCTGTTCAAGAAGAAAAGAAGACAAACCGAATAATTGGCAGAGAATATTTAATTTCGCTTAGAGATGGATTTAGTTATGTATTTGACCATAAGAAGCTATTAAAACTATGTTTTTTATGTATTCTAATTAATTCAGCAGTGGTTCCATTTGATGCACTGCTCGCCCCGATTGCAAGAGAAATGTTTAGTGGAGATGCCAAAATTGTTTCATTACTAAGTGTAAGCGTAACTATTGGTACTATTTTGGGATCATTGACTTTTGCAAAAATGAAAGAGGAGAAAAAAAATAATACACTTGTTACATTTTGTGGAATTGTTTTAGGTGTATACTATGTTTTTATTGCATTTGTTTCAAAATATATTGCAAATCCTATAACTCAAAAATTACTGTTGCTAATCGGTTCGATAATAATTGGTGCAGCATTGGGATTAATGATTACTTATGTACAAGTGAAATTTGTAAAAGAAGTTACTAAAGAATATATAGGACGTGTTTCTGCAATTCGATTTTCACTTACATACGCATGCGCGCCAGTGGTATCTTTTGTGATTAGTATTATATACAAAGTTACTGTTGTTGATACAAGTTCACTTTTTGTGGGATTTGGTATTGTAATAATAATTCTTTTTCTTTTGGCAAATAAGATTACGTTTTCTCCTTTGAAGAAAGGCGATAAAAGTTATTAG
- a CDS encoding GNAT family N-acetyltransferase, producing MMKIETERLYIRHFVNEDASICFEGWGTDEHLGDFIMGYPMNMDQMNSFVNAMVKNTNAWVIVEKESGACIGYISFDIPYQELRIGEIGYVIGEKWHGKGYGTEAVKKMISEYLSKDRLYLIEAKCNIDNKPSLNLLEKVGFIKDGVLRKRRIDKNTGEYRDLVVYSITTNDK from the coding sequence ATGATGAAAATAGAAACAGAGCGATTATACATCCGCCATTTTGTGAATGAAGATGCTTCAATATGCTTCGAGGGATGGGGGACAGATGAGCATTTGGGTGATTTTATAATGGGATATCCAATGAATATGGATCAGATGAATTCTTTTGTAAATGCTATGGTGAAAAATACGAATGCATGGGTAATTGTTGAAAAAGAAAGTGGTGCATGTATAGGATATATATCTTTTGATATACCATATCAAGAATTAAGGATTGGTGAAATTGGTTATGTTATTGGTGAAAAGTGGCATGGTAAAGGTTATGGCACTGAAGCTGTAAAAAAGATGATTTCAGAATACTTGTCAAAAGATAGACTGTATCTCATTGAGGCAAAATGTAATATAGATAATAAACCTTCGCTTAATCTGCTTGAAAAGGTAGGTTTTATTAAGGATGGGGTTTTAAGAAAAAGAAGAATTGATAAAAACACAGGGGAATATAGGGATTTGGTTGTTTATTCAATTACTACAAATGATAAATAA
- a CDS encoding plasmid recombination protein — MMGKGAINHNTRAFNAKNVDPERSIYNVQFCNTSIKKVYHELFDEALERYNAKQKRSNRKIDNYYEKIRQSKQEKLFHEVILQIGNKDDMNSKSKEGELAKEILIDYMQDFQKRNPNLYVFSAHLHMDEETPHIHIDFVPFIRNSKRGLDTRVSLKGALAEQGFKGGTRGATEWNQWMESEKQELSKVMERYDVQWKHLGTHNKHLSVLDFEKQERQKEVAQLEQTLSDNKVELNNILYQQIMAEEKTEQIRKEGEVIRQEVSELSAESDWLKEQTEILSEDKEKLLSENENLESQQKKLQREINKMVQSKETMERNIHTYDEDEKWQLPEPGTLMSAKAYRDKKALPLVQKLKELVKNLTLKCIQLTEQVKKLTVKVDRQQNQISRLTDKAMEQNDMIERLQEKVSDLGHLERYFGKERVQAIVEQSKTIEQAERAEKRPKRAYDMGR, encoded by the coding sequence ATGATGGGAAAGGGGGCTATCAATCATAATACGAGAGCTTTTAATGCAAAAAATGTTGACCCGGAACGGAGCATTTACAATGTGCAGTTTTGCAATACCAGTATCAAAAAGGTATATCACGAATTATTTGATGAAGCATTGGAGCGGTATAATGCAAAGCAGAAACGAAGTAACCGGAAGATTGATAATTATTATGAAAAAATCAGACAGAGTAAGCAGGAGAAGCTGTTCCATGAGGTTATTTTGCAAATTGGCAATAAAGACGATATGAACTCAAAAAGCAAAGAGGGAGAGCTTGCAAAGGAAATTCTGATTGATTATATGCAGGATTTTCAGAAACGAAATCCGAATCTCTATGTGTTTTCGGCTCATCTGCACATGGATGAGGAAACACCGCATATTCACATTGATTTTGTTCCTTTTATCCGTAACAGTAAGCGTGGACTTGATACCAGAGTTTCCCTAAAGGGAGCATTGGCAGAGCAGGGCTTTAAGGGCGGTACAAGAGGGGCAACGGAATGGAATCAGTGGATGGAATCGGAAAAGCAGGAGCTTTCAAAGGTCATGGAGCGGTATGATGTGCAATGGAAACATTTGGGAACACACAACAAGCATTTGTCGGTACTTGATTTTGAGAAGCAGGAGCGACAGAAAGAGGTTGCACAGCTGGAACAGACACTTTCAGATAATAAAGTGGAATTAAACAATATCTTATATCAGCAGATTATGGCAGAGGAGAAAACAGAGCAGATACGCAAAGAGGGCGAAGTAATACGGCAGGAGGTGTCAGAGCTTTCAGCAGAAAGTGACTGGCTGAAAGAGCAGACAGAAATATTGTCGGAGGATAAGGAAAAACTGCTATCGGAAAATGAAAATTTGGAGAGCCAGCAGAAGAAATTACAGCGGGAAATCAATAAGATGGTGCAGTCTAAGGAAACTATGGAGCGGAATATTCACACTTATGATGAAGATGAGAAGTGGCAGTTACCGGAACCGGGTACGTTGATGAGCGCAAAGGCATACCGGGATAAAAAGGCTCTGCCGCTTGTGCAAAAGCTGAAAGAACTGGTAAAAAATCTGACACTCAAGTGTATACAGCTTACAGAGCAGGTCAAGAAGCTGACTGTTAAGGTGGACAGACAGCAGAATCAGATTAGCAGGCTGACAGACAAAGCTATGGAGCAGAATGATATGATTGAAAGATTGCAGGAAAAAGTATCGGATTTGGGGCATTTGGAGCGTTATTTCGGCAAGGAACGGGTACAGGCGATAGTGGAACAGTCAAAGACAATCGAGCAGGCTGAAAGAGCAGAGAAACGCCCGAAACGAGCCTATGATATGGGCAGATAG
- a CDS encoding methyl-accepting chemotaxis protein, with protein MGEEAKSKIMEMPLQQRLKYGYKKVLDMLLVSGGISIVAVLLVYFGAKANIFGAESGTVATFFLVIGLANVIIVGIVATMIAKKISDQVIDSVLEPLQQIEVVAGELVNGNLHSNLEYHSDDEVGKLAHDLRKSIRTLGTYIDDIDQTMRQFADGNFNFKPQVEWKGDFVGIKESIVAFEESMSDTVSGIQRAANEVSNGAGQVAASSSDLAQGATDQAAVVEELTATLASVADQVAENAEHAKEISQKVDGLGTEIMDSNGQMHEMVTSMNEINEASQEIGKIIATINEIASQTNLLALNASIEAARAGEAGKGFAVVADQVTVLAEQSANAAKESAALIESSVKAVEKGMVIAGKTASQLEEVAGNSKTITDEVNGIAETLETQTDAIKQINNGVEQINDVVQTNSASSQECAAASQEMSSEAESLNELIRHLRVAEQ; from the coding sequence ATGGGTGAGGAAGCTAAAAGCAAAATAATGGAAATGCCACTTCAGCAGAGATTGAAATATGGCTATAAGAAAGTATTGGATATGCTGCTTGTATCGGGAGGCATATCAATTGTTGCAGTTTTATTGGTTTATTTTGGTGCAAAGGCTAATATCTTTGGTGCCGAGTCGGGAACAGTTGCTACATTTTTCCTGGTTATAGGACTGGCCAATGTAATAATAGTTGGAATTGTAGCTACAATGATTGCGAAAAAAATCAGTGATCAGGTTATTGATTCTGTGCTTGAGCCATTACAGCAGATTGAGGTAGTGGCAGGAGAGCTTGTTAATGGAAATCTTCACAGCAATCTGGAGTATCATTCAGATGATGAGGTTGGCAAACTTGCACATGACCTTAGAAAGTCTATCAGGACACTTGGCACATATATTGATGATATCGATCAGACTATGAGACAGTTTGCAGATGGCAATTTCAACTTTAAGCCACAGGTGGAGTGGAAAGGCGATTTTGTAGGAATTAAAGAATCAATTGTTGCTTTCGAGGAGAGCATGTCAGATACAGTCAGTGGTATTCAGAGAGCTGCCAATGAGGTTTCAAACGGTGCTGGGCAGGTAGCTGCCAGCTCTAGTGACCTTGCGCAGGGCGCAACAGACCAGGCCGCTGTTGTTGAGGAGCTTACAGCAACACTTGCTTCTGTAGCGGATCAGGTAGCTGAGAATGCTGAGCATGCAAAGGAAATCAGCCAGAAGGTTGACGGACTCGGAACTGAGATTATGGATAGCAACGGACAGATGCACGAGATGGTTACATCCATGAATGAAATCAATGAGGCATCTCAGGAAATCGGTAAAATCATCGCAACAATCAATGAGATTGCATCCCAGACAAACCTTCTTGCACTCAATGCTTCTATCGAGGCAGCCAGAGCAGGAGAGGCAGGAAAAGGCTTTGCAGTTGTTGCAGACCAGGTTACTGTACTTGCTGAGCAGAGTGCAAATGCTGCTAAGGAGTCAGCAGCTCTTATTGAGTCTTCAGTCAAGGCTGTTGAAAAAGGAATGGTTATTGCAGGCAAGACAGCATCGCAGCTTGAGGAGGTTGCAGGCAATTCCAAGACTATCACAGATGAGGTTAATGGAATCGCAGAGACACTTGAGACACAGACAGATGCTATCAAGCAGATTAATAATGGTGTAGAGCAGATTAATGATGTAGTTCAGACTAACTCAGCTTCTTCACAGGAGTGCGCAGCTGCAAGTCAGGAGATGAGCAGTGAGGCAGAGAGCTTAAATGAGCTTATCCGTCATCTGAGAGTTGCTGAGCAGTAA
- a CDS encoding adenosine deaminase, with product MNGFTDALEQRNLEELRKYPKADLHNHFVLGGNRRFIYQETRKKIEPLANPLSSMDEMNQWSQKYISQDFNSTAMRKFLIRATFQQAREDGVTVLEIGEDVWGLNEFFNNDIDELVNAFTSAQKEIAPDIELRLQIGLSRHCSISYLEDCLSYFWGNKNFYSIDLYGDELAQPIENFKGIYRRAKKEGLRLKAHVGEWGTAKDVRTAVEELELDEVQHGIAAVSDESVIRFLADNKIRLNITPTSNILLGRVADMSMHPIGKLYRSGVDVTINSDDVLIFDSDVSKEYLRLYEFQCLTAEELENIRKNGLKPIII from the coding sequence GTGAATGGTTTTACAGATGCATTGGAACAAAGAAATCTGGAAGAGTTAAGAAAGTATCCTAAGGCAGATTTGCACAATCATTTTGTGCTTGGCGGAAATAGACGGTTCATATATCAGGAAACTCGAAAAAAAATTGAGCCATTAGCTAATCCTTTGTCATCAATGGATGAGATGAATCAATGGAGTCAAAAATATATTAGTCAAGACTTTAATAGCACTGCGATGAGAAAATTTTTGATCAGAGCAACATTTCAACAAGCCAGAGAGGATGGAGTAACTGTGCTTGAAATTGGTGAAGATGTGTGGGGCTTAAACGAATTTTTTAATAATGATATTGATGAGTTGGTTAATGCTTTTACAAGTGCTCAAAAAGAAATCGCTCCCGATATAGAATTAAGGCTTCAAATTGGATTATCAAGACATTGTTCGATCAGTTATTTAGAAGATTGTTTATCATATTTTTGGGGAAATAAGAATTTTTATTCTATTGATTTGTACGGTGATGAATTAGCACAACCTATCGAAAATTTTAAAGGAATTTATCGGCGTGCAAAAAAAGAAGGATTAAGGCTAAAAGCACACGTCGGAGAATGGGGGACTGCTAAAGACGTAAGAACAGCCGTAGAAGAATTAGAACTTGATGAGGTTCAGCATGGGATAGCGGCAGTCAGTGATGAATCAGTAATCCGTTTTTTGGCAGATAATAAAATTAGATTAAATATTACACCAACAAGTAATATTTTACTTGGAAGGGTAGCAGATATGTCTATGCATCCGATTGGAAAACTGTATCGTAGTGGTGTTGATGTTACTATAAATTCCGATGATGTATTAATATTTGATTCAGATGTATCCAAAGAATATCTACGGCTTTATGAGTTTCAGTGCTTAACAGCAGAAGAATTAGAAAACATAAGAAAAAATGGACTAAAACCTATAATTATATAG